A single genomic interval of Hoplias malabaricus isolate fHopMal1 chromosome 7, fHopMal1.hap1, whole genome shotgun sequence harbors:
- the rsph3 gene encoding radial spoke head protein 3 homolog has product MSSSLQLHSEAPNGSYTFSSRPRPVPTRLKYKEPVVTQNEGHGVYGNIMYDRRVVRGNTYAQHVLPYMSQPDSMEIQRQQEARRRAMVKKQTTEQFHSQTPEALQGRKHTDVQTELYLEELSDHIEDTSVGCQTDAFLDKPTTPLFIPAKSGKDAATQIDEGELFNFDVEVQPVLEVLVGKTMEQALLEVLEEEELAGLRTQQLAFQALRNAEMVEVQRLEEQERRRREERNHRIMQKRQILEKEKETAEKIAARTFAQHYLADLLPSVYSTLQQHGYFYDPVQRDIEMRFFPWLVAEVKNALEKRQAVLTVFDLLIQDAISGR; this is encoded by the exons ATGAGTTCGTCTCTACAGCTTCACAGCGAGGCTCCTAATGGATCTTATACATTTTCTAGTCGCCCACGACCTGTTCCAACTCGTCTCAAATACAAGGAGCCCGTGGTAACACA GAATGAAGGACATGGTGTCTATGGAAACATTATGTACGATCGACGTGTTGTTAGAGGAAATACCTATGCACAGCATGTGTTGCCATAT ATGTCTCAGCCTGACTCTATGGAGATTCAAAGGCAGCAAGAGGCTAGAAGAAGAGCCATGGTAAAAAAGCAGACAACAGAGCAGTTTCACTCTCAAACCCCAGAGGCCCTTCAGGGGAGAAAGCACACAGATGTACAGACTG AGTTATACTTGGAGGAGCTGAGTGATCATATTGAAGATACCAGCGTGGGATGTCAGACAGATGCATTCTTGGACAAACCAACAACTCCTCTGTTTATCCCTGCCAAATCTGGAAAAGATGCTGCCACACAGATAGACGAAGGAGAG CTATTTAACTTTGATGTGGAAGTACAGCCTGTTTTGGAGGTGCTTGTAGGAAAGACCATGGAGCAGGCTCTGCTGGAGGTTTTAGAAGAGGAAGAGCTGGCTGGATTGAGGACCCAACAACTTGCATTCCAGGCACTGCGAAATGCTGAAATGGTGGAGGTACAGCGACTGGAGGAACAGGAGAGGCGCCGCCGTGAGGAGAGG AACCACAGAATTATGCAGAAAAGGCAAATACtggaaaaggagaaagagacagcAGAAAAAATAGCTGCTAGAACATTTGCTCAGCACTATCTAGCTGACTTGCTGCCCTCCGTCTACAGTACTCTGCAGCAACATGGCTATTTCTATGACCCTGTACAGAGAG ATATAGAGATGAGATTCTTTCCTTGGCTGGTTGCAGAAGTAAAAAATGCTTTGGAGAAACGCCAGGCTGTTCTTACAGTGTTTGACC TTCTCATCCAAGATGCGATCAGCGGCAGATGA